In one window of Littorina saxatilis isolate snail1 linkage group LG11, US_GU_Lsax_2.0, whole genome shotgun sequence DNA:
- the LOC138979994 gene encoding uncharacterized protein produces the protein MADHEENSETSSVSSLELSCYSSDFEVLNEHDLQPYQFEPELSDAEVEETPDRDDFSESLDRLMSTNWCQCANCAGMGSIRECRCCQEIPEMESLTVSTGVGCITDHPGFRSVCLDHYVLETCYHWYNQQYGRAIQDANEQYRYVAYRMLVRWVWKWLGETSGSPYQLVRLQELENSFLVQMGSTWVIGTHDLPITGRTPYH, from the exons ATGGCAGACCATGAAGAAAACAGTGAAACAAGCAGCGTTTCTTCACTGGAACTATCGTGCTACAGTAGTGATTTTGAGGTTTTGAATGAACACGATCTTCAACCATACCAGTTTGAACCTGAGCTGTCCGATGCTGAGGTTGAGGAAACACCCGACAGAGACGATTTTAGCGAGTCTCTCGATCGTTTGATGTCCACCAACTG gtgtcagTGCGCAAACTGTGCAGGCATGGGCTCAATCCGAGAATGCCGCTGTTGTCAAGAAATTCCAGAAATGGAATCACTGACAGTAAGCACAGGGGTGGGCTGCATCACTGACCACCCTGGCTTCAGATCAGTGTGCTTGGACCACTATGTCTTGGAGACATGCTATCACTGGTACAACCAGCAGTATGGGAGGGCTATACAGGATGCTAATGA gCAGTATCGGTATGTAGCTTACCGCATGCTTGTGCGGTGGGTCTGGAAATGGCTGGGAGAGACATCAGGGTCACCTTACCAGCTTGTGCGGTTGCAAGAATTAGAGAACAGTTTCCTAGTGCAGATGGGCAGTACGTGGGTTATAGggacccacgacctcccgatcacagggcggacgccttaccactag